A window of the Vanessa tameamea isolate UH-Manoa-2023 chromosome 22, ilVanTame1 primary haplotype, whole genome shotgun sequence genome harbors these coding sequences:
- the Fid gene encoding uncharacterized protein Fid — MADGGAEAGAGECAARGAALERAYVHDVYEQAGEDDAPCAPAPAVRSFLSDLEPGSLVCDIGCGNGKYLSVNPSVFAVGGDRCTRLATQAHHNNNEVVVCDNMCLPFRDESFDAVLSIAVVHHFATVERRAMALRELARITRIGGRLLLTVWAMEHEGRNFHSQDVLIPWHRPATLCPPPPAPRFLSVEYEHCSEPWKSRDGSPGSSSLSSPNETCYSFVRRALQRLAGRRSFLPSWNISPRATQRQCTRPEPPAADLPIELRRLDEVLPPRLISQPSESSTMKSRSLTDIADIERRALVRSRSSLPSLGGDENESVTSEQPVQPIAEQRKKPRLVKQKKSINEDDAEEDLDKPTDMKIMVEEMPNFKVHTQRQHSKKPGVFKQTSLNEELMSVERLREKERLRKNIQKQASLNEEYLFRRPGALDSIRDSIFSTSATTAKKFQSLKNGLTNKFKTSTTNIDKVTVFVRMLQGWKSHGPVPEVPTPSDNNTNNEKNYPERRHSREDGSDSSKDSSLQSDTSVDSEDSFASVIYVPKADSSGDPLSPTPLSPGPTSPRLKVSSVPTSPRLKNSPGLPSPRIKQAFPLIRPPASPSAVQTPGTVHNKILVAQYSLKNYSTANNASVVPLKPQSKSQPNSPPKPEPEENIIKPEVQNVINTIAPIEIFKDVDYIPPIKEEEETPTEVTKELIAEINKDIEEIHKLTAETNDLKPRVLLQDVKPYPKITLQTVAELPEIPQFKSKTPDKSPINDTFDSKAAERKRKERIRQIKEMLNKGIPAVNISRRQPFPIVRGTSKAEPIAKSHPKLMSLELFNPATDDMDSDSSGVSSPDSVDSVISVVPEELRKTALEKDFPDPPTLEVIKSEDINTSDKSPTVSSAPQSLIEAVAEVAHSLDETCETVIKSSPRSKRRNLETIECAEAIAIVQGTSSSSSSSNWSLNKLSPGDLRLLEDKSRSQSHTSSSGSSSSLERLSPGRRSKDRSPKQGSTSNSTWSLNRLSPNRPEGRSLDENLSKTHRSPTRLPYDSLSISSTDSEKSISKSESFNRIQNEPLITCKSDMLTKEEDWVTDQQDKSHNLPGFAEKLSEKLLQEIDQYSKRINEEDFDLPSSSSSEKSISLRLKREEEDRNTQKILDELSDSLQHLEEPYNKLNMESQGPGKIVDEKIKYITSIHDTQETDINKLFPKCSTKTKSKKRSKDVDPIINKYRELKKTMKVTSEEDVYLNNCTNIQYNIKPIIYPTTDEKIPDIDTKNSDDDSAISSSNGNPEITIESGAYDTSQSLETGYSLESEISVDSLCTSTDKRSSLKVGQSTDSSDLDKMEISPESITSRSSASTAPLKSGFSIESTDTSAGSDWSRRDKTGSTASLGCASLASLPSCSECSKDRKLLETRSSSEDTATVPAASSRPIPHAPLLPSLSDGSDSLPSEGGAVTYHRYYHVFKKGELDQLIEKYVESLHVVSSYYDQASWCVIAEKVQVWTI, encoded by the exons GTTGCGGAAACGGGAAGTACCTAAGCGTAAATCCGTCCGTGTTTGCGGTGGGAGGAGACCGCTGCACGCGATTAGCTACGCAAGCGCACCACAATAATAATgag GTGGTGGTATGTGATAACATGTGCTTACCATTCCGCGACGAGTCCTTCGATGCAGTTCTGTCGATCGCAGTCGTTCACCATTTCGCGACTGTCGAACGTCGTGCGATGGCTCTACGAGAACTAGCCCGAATAACGAGAATAGGGGGTAGATTACTACTGACTGTTTGGGCGATGGAGCATGAAGGAAGAAACTTTCATTCTCAG gACGTTTTAATACCATGGCATCGTCCAGCAACTCTGTGTCCTCCACCTCCTGCCCCTCGATTTCTTTCAGTTGAATATGAACA CTGCTCTGAGCCATGGAAGAGTCGGGATGGTTCTCCCGGATCGTCATCTCTTTCTTCTCCAAATGAAACGTGCTATTCATTTGTCAGACGGGCTCTCCAGCGTTTGGCTGGACGTCGATCTTTTCTACCTTCTTGGAATATAAGTCCTAGAGCAACACAAAGACAATGCACTCGCCCTGAACCTCCAGCTGCAGACTTACCTATAGAATTGAGAAGGTTAGATGAAGTTCTTCCACCCCGACTTATATCACAACCATCAGAATCATCGACAATGAAGTCTCGTAGCCTTACTGACATTGCTGATATAGAACGTCGTGCACTAGTGAGATCAAGATCTAGCCTTCCAAGCTTAGGTGGTGACGAAAACGAATCAGTTACGTCAGAGCAACCAGTTCAGCCAATTGCAGAACAACGTAAAAAACCGCGTCTCGTTAAACAAAAGAAATCGATAAACGAAGACGATGCAGAAGAAGACCTTGATAAACCTACAGACATGAAAATTATGGTTGAAGAAATGCCTAATTTCAAAGTTCACACACAAAGACAACATTCTAAGAAACCTGGAGTATTCAAGCAGACTTCACTAAATGAAGAACTTATGTCCGTTGAAAGATTACGAGAAAAAGAGCGTCtcagaaaaaatatacaaaaacaagcGTCTTTAAACGAAGAATATTTATTCCGAAGACCTGGTGCACTAGATTCAATTCGCGACTCGATATTTTCTACATCAGCGACAACTGCGAAAAAgtttcaatcattaaaaaacGGCCTTACTAATAAGTTCAAAACCTCTACAACGAATATAGATAAAGTAACTGTGTTCGTAAGAATGCTCCAAGGTTGGAAGAGTCACGGACCGGTGCCAGAAGTTCCTACGCCAAGTGACAATAATACGAATAATGAGAAGAACTATCCCGAAAGACGTCATTCTCGAGAAGATGGCTCAGATTCTTCGAAGGACAGCAGTCTACAAAGTGACACAAGTGTTGACTCAGAGGACAGTTTTGCTTCAGTAATATATGTACCTAAAGCAGATAGTTCAGGTGATCCATTGTCGCCAACACCATTATCACCAGGTCCTACATCTCCACGGCTCAAGGTGTCTTCAGTTCCAACATCGCCAAGACTAAAAAATTCACCAGGATTACCATCTCCAAGAATCAAACAAGCTTTCCCTCTTATAAGACCACCAGCGTCACCCAGTGCAGTACAAACGCCTGGTACAgtacacaataaaattttgGTAGCTCAGTACAGTTTGAAAAATTACTCTACTGCAAATAATGCATCTGTAGTTCCCCTAAAACCACAGTCAAAGAGTCAACCTAATTCGCCGCCAAAACCGGAACCAGAGGAAAATATTATCAAACCAGAAGTACAGAATGTTATAAATACGATCGCTCCCATTGAAATATTCAAAGACGTTGATTATATCCCTCCTataaaagaagaagaagaaacacCAACTGAGGTAACAAAAGAATTAATTGCTGAAATTAATAAAGACATTGAAGAAATTCATAAACTAACAGCAGAAACAAATGACTTAAAACCTCGAGTGCTTCTACAAGATGTCAAACCGTATCCAAAAATTACCCTACAAACTGTTGCAGAGCTACCAGAAATACCTCAATTCAAAAGTAAAACCCCAGATAAATCTCCCATTAATGATACTTTTGACTCAAAAGCTGCCGAAAGGAAAAGAAAGGAAAGAATTCGACAAATAAAGGAAATGTTGAATAAAGGCATTCCTGCAGTAAACATTAGCAGACGACAGCCGTTCCCAATAGTACGTGGTACAAGTAAAGCTGAACCAATTGCTAAGAGCCATCCCAAGCTTATGTCACTTGAGTTATTTAATCCGGCCACTGATGATATGGATAGCGACTCAAGTGGTGTTTCTTCACCTGATTCCGTTGATAGCGTTATCAGCGTTGTTCCGGAAGAACTTCGAAAAACTGCATTAGAAAAAg attttccGGATCCACCAACATTGGAAGTAATAAAAAGTGAGGATATTAATACTTCGGATAAATCTCCAACTGTATCAAGTGCGCCACAGAGTCTAATAGAAGCTGTAGCGGAAGTAGCTCATTCACTAGACGAAACATGTGAAACGGTAATTAAATCAAGTCCAAGATCTAAAAGAAGAAATTTAGAAACAATAGAATGTGCCGAAGCTATAGCTATTGTTCAAGGAACTTCAAGTAGTAGTAGTAGCAGCAATTGGAGTCTTAATAAACTATCTCCAGGAGATTTAAGATTACTAGAGGATAAATCAAGATCTCAATCACATACAAGTTCAAGTGGTAGTTCATCTAGTTTAGAGCGATTGTCTCCAGGCCGAAGATCTAAAGATCGTTCTCCAAAGCAAGGAAGCACCAGCAACTCTACTTGGAGCTTAAACAGACTTTCTCCTAATCGGCCCGAAGGTCGATCATTAGATGAAAATTTAAGCAAAACTCATAGAAGTCCGACAAGATTACCATATGATTCGTTATCGATATCTAGCACAGATTCAGAAAAATCGATTTCTAAATCAGAAAGCTTTAACAGAATACAGAACGAGCCATTAATAACTTGTAAATCAGATATGTTAACGAAAGAAGAAGACTGGGTAACGGATCAACAAGACAAAAGTCATAACTTACCAGGATTTGCTGAAAAGCTGAGCGAAAAACTATTACAAGAAATTGACCAATATTCAAAACGTATCAACGAAGAAGACTTTGATCTTCCAAGTAGTAGCAGTAGCGAAAAAAGTATATCCCTTAGGTTAAAACGTGAAGAAGAAGATAGAAATACACAGAAAATTCTTGATGAACTTTCTGATAGTTTGCAACACCTCGAAGaaccatataataaattaaacatggaATCCCAAGGTCCGGGTAAAATAGTCGATGAAAAGATTAAATACATAACATCTATTCATGATACTCAGGAAACTGATATAAACAAACTATTTCCAAAATGTAGTACCAAGACAAAAAGCAAAAAGAGGTCAAAAGATGTTGATCCGATTATCAATAAATACAGAGAACTCAAAAAAACAATGAAGGTAACGAGTGAGGAAGATGTATACTTAAACAATTGTAccaatattcaatacaatattaaaccGATTATCTACCCAACCACAGATGAAAAAATTCCAGACATTGACACTAAAAATTCAGACGACGACAGTGCTATTTCATCAAGTAATGGTAACCCTGAAATAACAATTGAGTCTGGTGCATACGATACAAGTCAATCTCTAGAAACTGGATACTCATTAGAATCTGAGATAAGTGTTGACTCTCTCTGTACGAGCACCGACAAGCGATCTTCGCTCAAGGTCGGACAATCAACAGATTCCAGTGATTTAgataaaatggaaataagtcCTGAATCTATTACTTCAAGATCGAGCGCCAGCACAGCGCCTTTGAAATCAGGATTTTCCATCGAATCAACTGATACATCTGCAGGTAGTGATTGGAGTCGCCGCGATAAAACTGGAAGCACAGCGTCACTTGGATGCGCAAGTTTAGCTTCATTGCCATCATGTAGTGAATGTTCCAAAGACAGGAAATTGTTAGAAACGCGATCATCATCGGAAGATACCGCCACAGTTCCTGCAGCATCGTCTCGACCAATACCTCACGCCCCTCTTTTGCCGTCTCTGAGCGACGGCTCGGACAGCTTGCCGTCTGAAGGAGGTGCAGTTACATACCACAGGTATTATCACGTTTTCAAGAAGGGAGAATTGGACCAGTTAATCGAAAAATATGTGGAAAGCCTCCACGTTGTGTCGTCGTACTACGATCAAGCGAGTTGGTGTGTTATCGCGGAGAAAGTACAAGTGTGGACTATTTAG